One segment of Erigeron canadensis isolate Cc75 chromosome 2, C_canadensis_v1, whole genome shotgun sequence DNA contains the following:
- the LOC122588564 gene encoding protein EXORDIUM-like 2 yields MVSNYIILASFLIIISTIVNPSSATIPRRLAVVQTPATILTYHKGSVLHGNITINLLWYGKFSPLQKTTIVDFIKSFNNPVTAQPSVASWWQTTKSYKGGLRRIQVGKQIFDDKYSLGKSLKDYHLISLASKSKGFNVISVVLTSTDVFVEDFCMNRCGTHGSTRVNKGHNFAYAWVGNSATQCPGQCAWPFAQPMFGPKMPPLVAPDGDIGVAGMIINLATVLAGTVTNPFDGGYYQGPATAPLEAVTACTGIFGSGSFPGYPGTVLTDKKTKVSYNALGMNQRKYLLPAMWDPKTSTCKTLV; encoded by the coding sequence ATGGTTTCGAATTACATAATTTTAGCTTCATTTCTCATAATCATCTCGACCATAGTTAACCCATCCTCGGCTACAATCCCACGACGACTCGCAGTTGTTCAAACACCAGCTACCATCTTAACTTACCACAAGGGCTCAGTCCTTCATGGCAACATAACCATCAACCTCTTATGGTATGGAAAGTTTTCACCGTTACAAAAAACGACTATTGTTGATTTTATCAAGTCCTTCAACAATCCCGTCACAGCGCAGCCTTCTGTAGCTTCATGGTGGCAAACCACCAAAAGCTACAAAGGCGGACTCAGGAGGATTcaagttggaaaacaaatttTCGACGATAAATACTCCCTTGGGAAATCCCTAAAAGATTATCATCTTATTTCTTTGGCTTCAAAAAGCAAAGGCTTCAATGTTATTAGTGTGGTGTTGACGTCAACAGATGTTTTTGTGGAAGATTTTTGTATGAACCGGTGTGGGACCCATGGTTCCACCCGAGTAAATAAAGGACATAATTTTGCTTATGCATGGGTAGGTAACTCGGCTACCCAGTGTCCAGGCCAATGTGCTTGGCCTTTTGCCCAACCCATGTTTGGTCCAAAAATGCCGCCATTGGTGGCCCCCGATGGTGACATTGGTGTAGCTGGAATGATAATCAACCTGGCTACGGTTCTAGCCGGGACAGTGACAAACCCATTTGACGGCGGATACTATCAAGGTCCGGCTACTGCTCCGTTGGAGGCCGTAACAGCTTGCACTGGTATATTTGGGTCGGGCTCTTTTCCAGGTTACCCGGGGACAGTTTTAACGGACAAAAAGACTAAAGTTAGTTACAATGCGCTGGGTATGAACCAACGTAAGTATCTGTTGCCGGCTATGTGGGACCCAAAGACATCTACGTGCAAGACACTCGTGTGA